The following proteins are co-located in the Apium graveolens cultivar Ventura chromosome 5, ASM990537v1, whole genome shotgun sequence genome:
- the LOC141659084 gene encoding ADP-ribosylation factor GTPase-activating protein AGD3, whose translation MHFAKLDDSPMFRKQIQSFEEGAESLRDRSLRFYKGCRKYTEGLGEGYDGDIAFASALETFGGGHNDPISVAFGGPVMTKFTIALREIGTYKEVLRSQVENLLNDRLLQFVNIDLHDVKEARKRFDKASLTYDQAREKFLSLRKGTKGDIATMLEEDLHRARSTFEQARFSLVTAVSNVEAKKRFEFLEAVSGTMDAHLRYFKQGYELLHQMEPYINQVLTYAQQSRERSNYEQANLNERMQEYKRQIDRDSRCSSNGSNRSPNGDGIQAIGRSSHKQIELVMQSAAKGKVQTIRQGYLSKRSSNLRGDWKRRFFVLDSRGMLYYYRKQSSKPSGSGSQLAGQRNSSELGSGLLSRWLSSHYHGGAHDEKSVAHHTVNLLTSTIKVDADQSDLRFCFRIISPTKNYTLQAESALDQMDWIEKITGVIASLLSSQSPERCLPASPIGSSHHRSNSDSSSFESSDFDHTAVEEYTTERLTSAHSHHERPSRISQHQRPGVKHEKPIDILRKVTGNDKCADCGSPEPDWASLNLGVLVCIECSGVHRNLGVHISKVRSLTLDVKVWEPSVINLFQSLGNTFANSVWEELLQAKGVFQVDLVPTGLCKPEKSQMFYISKPGHADSILIKEKFIHAKYAEKIFVRKHKELHLVEQQLWDAVRANDKKAVYRLIVTSGVDINALCEQVPCSSLTLAKVMLLQEHTNLNYSTSLMRELSAKSSLSYSGIANTSEDHEVDDISGCSLLQLACDAADIGMLDLLLQYGANVNALDSRGQLPLHHCILSGKAAFAKLLLTRGADPRGVNGEGKTPIEVAIESKFEDNEVIPLLRDSKG comes from the exons GGAAGGACTCGGGGAAGGATATGACGGGGACATTGCTTTTGCTAGTGCCCTTGAAACTTTTGGTGGAGGGCATAATGATCCTATTAGTGTTGCTTTTGGAG GTCCTGTTATGACAAAATTTACTATTGCACTGAGGGAAATCGGAACATACAAGGAAGTTCTTCGGTCACAG GTTGAGAATCTGCTTAATGACCGGCTGCTGCAATTTGTCAATATAGATTTGCATGATGTTAAG GAAGCTCGGAAGCGTTTTGACAAAGCTAGCCTTACTTATGACCAG GCTCGTGAAAAGTTTTTGTCACTGAGGAAAGGTACAAAGGGTGATATAGCTACTATGTTAGAAGAG GATCTTCATAGAGCAAGATCTACTTTTGAGCAAGCTCGCTTTAGTCTG GTAACTGCGGTTTCTAATGTTGAAGCAAAAAAGAGGTTTGAATTTTTGGAAGCAGTTAGTGGTACGATGGATGCCCATCTCCGCTACTTTAAACAG GGGTATGAGCTGCTGCATCAGATGGAACCTTATATTAACCAG GTCCTGACTTATGCGCAACAGTCTAGAGAAAGATCAAATTACGAGCAGGCAAACCTTAATGAACGGATGCAAGAGTACAAAAGGCAGATAGATAGAGATAGCAGATGCTCCTCAAATGGTTCTAATAGGTCTCCTAATGGAGATGGCATACAGGCCATAGGTAGAAGTTCTCATAAACAGATAGAGTTAGTGATGCAATCTGCTGCAAAGGGAAAG GTTCAAACTATTCGGCAAGGTTATCTTTCTAAACGTTCTTCGAATTTGAGAGGTGACTGGAAACGAAGGTTTTTTGTTCTTGATAGCCGAGGGATGTTGTATTATTACCGTAAACAGAGTAGCAAACCATCT GGGTCTGGCAGTCAACTTGCTGGTCAAAGAAATAGTTCTGAACTTGGTTCTGGATTGCTAAGTCGGTGGCTTTCTTCTCATTATCATGGCGGTGCCCATGATGAGAAATCAGTTGCTCATCATACTGTCAATTTACTGACATCAACAATTAAAGTTGACGCTGACCAATCGGATCTGCGATTTTGCTTCAGGATTATTTCACCAACAAAAAATTACACTTTGCAG GCTGAAAGTGCCCTGGATCAAATGGATTGGATTGAAAAGATAACAGGAGTTATTGCTTCTTTATTGAGTTCCCAATCTCCTGAGAGG TGTCTGCCTGCTAGTCCTATTGGAAGTAGTCATCATCGATCTAACAGTGACAGCAGTTCATTTGAAAGCTCGGATTTTGATCACACTGCTGTTGAGGAATACACAACGGAGAGGCTTACCTCTGCTCATTCTCATCATGAACGACCATCAAGGATTTCACAACATCAACGACCGGGTGTGAAACATGAGAAGCCGATTGACATTCTGCGGAAAGTAACGGGAAATGATAAATGTGCTGACTGCGGGTCCCCGGAACCTGATTGGGCATCATTAAATCTTGGTGTTCTTGTATGTATTGAATGTTCAGGTGTTCACCGTAACCTTGGTGTGCACATATCGAAG GTAAGATCCCTGACTCTTGATGTGAAAGTATGGGAACCTTCCGTCATCAATTTGTTTCAGTCTTTGGGCAACACATTTGCAAATTCAGTTTGGGAGGAATTGCTGCAAGCAAAAGGCGTCTTTCAAGTTGATCTTGTGCCGACAGG CTTGTGCAAGCCTGAGAAATCGCAGATGTTTTATATCAGCAAGCCTGGTCATGCTGATTCCATTTTAATCAAGGAGAAGTTTATTCATGCAAAG TATGCAGAAAAGATTTTTGTAAGGAAGCACAAGGAACTTCATTTAGTGGAACAACAGCTTTGGGATGCTGTTCGTGCAAATGACAAGAAAGCTGTATATCGTTTGATCGTTACTTCTGGAGTGGATATTAATGCTTTATGTGAGCAGGTGCCTTGTAGCTCTTTGACCCTTGCGAAAGTAATGTTGTTGCAAGAGCATACAAACCTTAATTATAGCACAAGTTTAATGCGGGAATTGTCAGCAAAGTCTTCTCTGAGCTACTCAGGCATAGCAAATACAAGTGAAGACCATGAAGTGGATGATATAAGTGGTTGCTCCTTGCTTCAATTGGCTTGTGACGCTGCAGATATTGGCATGTTGGATCTCCTTTTACAGTATGGTGCAAATGTAAATGCTCTTGATTCAAGAGGTCAGCTGCCACTGCATCATTGTATTCTTAGCGGCAAAGCAGCATTTGCTAAGCTACTTCTTACGAG GGGTGCTGATCCACGTGGAGTTAACGGGGAAGGTAAAACCCCTATTGAGGTTGCAATTGAGTCAAAATTTGAGGATAATGAGGTCATTCCTCTATTACGAGACTCAAAGGGCTAG